CGGTTGTCGGTGGCGGTCTGCCCCCAGCCCGGGTAATTGTTGCCCTGTGCCTGGGTGACGATGGCCCGCGCCTTGTTATACAGGTCGGACCCCCCTTCCAGCTGAAAGGTATCCGCATCCAGCCCGAGCATGATGTAGGCGTAATAAGCCACCACGCCGACCAGGTTGGAACTGAACGCGTTTTCATTGAATACAAGCGGCTGGAATTCAATATATTCAAAATTGAACTTGTCGTCCTTGTAATTCAGGATGGGTGTTTCGTAAGAGGTATTGAATACCGGCCGGGACGACTGGATCTGGATGGTCGCCTCAAAACGGTTTGAATCGAAGTTTGTGACCGTGATAAACATCCGGCAATTGACCCGCTCGTTTTCCCGGTAGACGCGATCCGTCCAGCGCGTCTTGTTGACGAATTCGGCCAGGGAACGCTCCAGGGTCCGGAATATCTGTTGGTTTGTCTGGGAGACCTGGTCCGAATTGACAGTGACCGTACAGTTCAATTCCTGGGCCCGCGCCTGCCAGGCAGCCGCCAGCAG
This genomic window from Robiginitalea biformata HTCC2501 contains:
- the porD gene encoding type IX secretion system protein PorD → MRVFRNNLLAGLLLLAAAWQARAQELNCTVTVNSDQVSQTNQQIFRTLERSLAEFVNKTRWTDRVYRENERVNCRMFITVTNFDSNRFEATIQIQSSRPVFNTSYETPILNYKDDKFNFEYIEFQPLVFNENAFSSNLVGVVAYYAYIMLGLDADTFQLEGGSDLYNKARAIVTQAQGNNYPGWGQTATDNRTRFQLVDNLLSNTFREYRIALYNYHRKGLDIMADNNSTGKQVIAGSLRLFETLIQRRPNAFLIQTFFDAKAEEIQNIFSDGPKVDIVQLKETLNRVAPFYASTWNQITY